CGCGGGCATGCTGCTGGTGAACAACGCGGGGGACTGGGAGCACGTTTTCGGTCCTCTGCGCCATGCCGAGTGGCACGGCTGCACTGCAACCGACCTGATCTTCCCGTTCTTCCTGTTCATCATGGGCACGTCAATGGCGCTGAGCTTCGCGAAGCGCCGTGACCGCGGGGCCGGAACCGGAGAACTGCTGGCCCACACCCTGCGCCGCTCACTGCTGCTTGTACTGCTCGGCCTGGCGCTCAATGCGCTGGCTTACCTGGCCTTACGCTTGGACTACCTTCGGTATCCCGGCGTTCTGCAGAGGATCGGAGCCTGCTACCTGCTTGCGTCCCTGGTGTTCCTGTTTCACGGAATGCGTGGGATCCTGGTCTGGACCGCCGTGCTGCTGGCGGGCTACTGGGCGATGATGACACTCATTCCCGTGCCGGGATTCGGACGGCCGGATCTGAGCCAGCAGGGCAACCTTGCCAGCTGGCTGGATTCGATGGTGTTCGGCCCGCACTGCTATATCTGGGATGCCCACACAGGCACTGGTCACGATCCTGAAGGGCTGCTCAGCACTTTGCCGGCCGTGGGGACCACCCTGCTGGGATGTCTGGCGGGTGTGGTTCTTCGGGATCCGCGCGCGGCAGCGTTCCGCAGAGTAGCCGGGCTGATGCTCGCCGGAGCGGCGCTTACGGCGGGCGGTCTGCTCTGGTCGCTGGCGTTCCCGCTGAACAAGAACCTCTGGACCTCGTCCTATGTCCTGTTCACGGCCGGCTGCGCGCTGCTTGCCTTTGGCGCGTTGCACCTGTTCGTGGATGTGCTGCAGCAGCGTGCTTGGGCGTTTCCGCTCAGGGTCTACGGGTTGAACCCCATCACCGCATACGTCGGCGCATCCGCGATGGCCTACGGCACCATCCTGATCCGGCTGCCTTCGGCTGCGGGCGAGACTATCCCGCTCAAGAATTGGGTCTATCAGACCCTGTATGCCAGCTGGATTCCAGACCTGGCTTCGGATTACTGGTCCTCTGCTGCATACGGTTTGACTTATGCGGTGGTCTGGGGCGCCTTGATGTGGCTGCTCTACCGGAGGCGGATATTCATCCGTATCTGAGGTCGCTTCAGGCTGCCGG
The sequence above is drawn from the Armatimonadota bacterium genome and encodes:
- a CDS encoding membrane protein, whose product is MATPAEAGQQSGRLESLDIFRGATIAGMLLVNNAGDWEHVFGPLRHAEWHGCTATDLIFPFFLFIMGTSMALSFAKRRDRGAGTGELLAHTLRRSLLLVLLGLALNALAYLALRLDYLRYPGVLQRIGACYLLASLVFLFHGMRGILVWTAVLLAGYWAMMTLIPVPGFGRPDLSQQGNLASWLDSMVFGPHCYIWDAHTGTGHDPEGLLSTLPAVGTTLLGCLAGVVLRDPRAAAFRRVAGLMLAGAALTAGGLLWSLAFPLNKNLWTSSYVLFTAGCALLAFGALHLFVDVLQQRAWAFPLRVYGLNPITAYVGASAMAYGTILIRLPSAAGETIPLKNWVYQTLYASWIPDLASDYWSSAAYGLTYAVVWGALMWLLYRRRIFIRI